DNA from Halogeometricum sp. S1BR25-6:
TCCTTCGTGGCTTACGGCATCGAAGACAGACCACCGCTCGGCACTTCTCTCCTCCTCGGCGTCCAACACTATCTGACGATGGTCGGGGCGAACATCGCCGTTCCGCTCATCCTCGCGGGCGCCCTCGGAATGCCCGCCGAGATTATCCCGCGCTTCGTGGGGACCTTCTTCGTCATCTCCGGCGTCGCCACGCTGGCGCAGACGACGTTCGGCAACCGCTACCCCATCGTGCAGGGCGCGCCGTTCTCGATGCTGGCGCCCGCGCTGGCCGTCGTCGGCGTCGTGACGGCGAGCAACCCGACGGGACCGGCGTGGCAGGCCGCCCTCCTCCAGTTGCAAGGGGCGATACTCGTCGCCGCCCTCGTCGAAATCGTCGTCGGCTATCTCGGCCTCCTCGGGAAACTCCGCTCCTTTCTCTCGCCGGTCGTCATCGCGCCTACCATCGCCCTCATCGGCCTCTCGCTGTTCAACACCCCGCAGGTCACCGCGGCGGCCACGAACGTTCCCCTCCTCGCCCTGACGCTGCTTCTCATCGTCCTCTTCTCGCAGTATATCGACACCGCCCACCGCGTGTTCGGCCTGTTCCCCGTCCTCCTCGGCATCGTCGTCGCCTACGGCATCGCGGCGGTGCTCTCGGCCGCCGGCGTCTACGCGCCCGGTACCTCCGGCTACGTCGACTTCGGAGCGGTGCTCTCGGCGCCCGCGTTCGTCCCCATCTACCCCCTCCAGTGGGGCTTCGCGGGCGGACCGAACGCCGCGACCGTCGCCGTCCCCCTCCTCGGCGAGGTGGCGTTCGGAATTCCGCAGGTCACCTCGGCGTTCGTCGTCGGGATGCTCGCCGGCGTCGGTGCGTCGATGATAGAGAGCCTCGGCGATTACCACGCCGTCGCGCGCCTCTCCGGCGTCGGCGCCCCCTCCGAGAAGCGCATCAACCACGGCATCGGCATGGAGGGCCTCATGAACGTCTTCTCGGCGCTCATGGGCGGGTCCGGTTCGACCTCCTACTCGGAGAACATCGGCGCCATCGGCCTCACCGGCGTCGCCTCCCGCTACGTCGTCCAGATCGGCGCCGCCGTCATGCTGGTCGTCGGCTTCGTCGGCTACTTCGGACAACTCGTCGCCACCATCCCCGACCCGGTCGTCGGCGGTCTCTACATCGCCATGTTCGGGCAGATAATCGCCGTCGGCCTCTCGAACCTGAAGTACGTCGACCTCGACTCCTCGCGCAACATCTTCGTCGTCGGCGTCTCGCTGTTCGTCGGCCTCGCCGTTCCCACCTACATGGCGAACGTCGGGTCCGCGCAGGCGTTCCAGGAGGGGATGCGGGGCGTCGCCTACCTCGGACCGATACTCGGCGCGCAGGTCGTCTCGAATACCGTCTTCGTCATCGGGTCGACGGGGATGGCCGTCGGCGGCCTGTTCGCGTTCGTCCTCGACAACACCATCGAGGGGACTCGCGAGGAACGCGGTCTGAACGAGTGGGAGGCGTCCGCCGAGGCCGACGAGGAGTTCGCCTCCGCCTACGACCGCTTCGTTCGCGGCGGGACGAAGGGCGACTGAGCTCTCGTCGCCGACGACGCGGTCGTCCTCGCCGTTTTCCGCCTCGCACACGCCTTTTACCGACCCGTTCCTTTCATCGAA
Protein-coding regions in this window:
- a CDS encoding uracil-xanthine permease family protein, which gives rise to MSRDDDSFVAYGIEDRPPLGTSLLLGVQHYLTMVGANIAVPLILAGALGMPAEIIPRFVGTFFVISGVATLAQTTFGNRYPIVQGAPFSMLAPALAVVGVVTASNPTGPAWQAALLQLQGAILVAALVEIVVGYLGLLGKLRSFLSPVVIAPTIALIGLSLFNTPQVTAAATNVPLLALTLLLIVLFSQYIDTAHRVFGLFPVLLGIVVAYGIAAVLSAAGVYAPGTSGYVDFGAVLSAPAFVPIYPLQWGFAGGPNAATVAVPLLGEVAFGIPQVTSAFVVGMLAGVGASMIESLGDYHAVARLSGVGAPSEKRINHGIGMEGLMNVFSALMGGSGSTSYSENIGAIGLTGVASRYVVQIGAAVMLVVGFVGYFGQLVATIPDPVVGGLYIAMFGQIIAVGLSNLKYVDLDSSRNIFVVGVSLFVGLAVPTYMANVGSAQAFQEGMRGVAYLGPILGAQVVSNTVFVIGSTGMAVGGLFAFVLDNTIEGTREERGLNEWEASAEADEEFASAYDRFVRGGTKGD